A stretch of DNA from Natrinema salaciae:
GGCGAAAACCGACTCCTGCTTGGCAGCGTCGCCGAGCGTATCGTCCGGACGTCGCCCGTTCCTGTGCTGACGGTGCGGCAACTCGATCCGGCTGGCGACGGTGACGACGGCGACGAACTCGCTGTCTCCGGCTGATTCGGCGAGCACGCCGGCTCGACGCCGGGTCGCGATACCGGCGATTACTTCCCGGCCGGTCACGCAGCACGTACCATGTACGACGAACTCATCGAGAGCGGCGACCTGCCGCTCTCCCGGAAATCCGTCCTGCCCGGAACCGGCTTCTTCCTGCCCGACGCGCTCGAGGAGGACCTCGAGGATCAACAGACCGAAGCCGCACTCGAGGGGGCCGACGTCGCGGTCATCGCGGACCCGGACGCCGACGGACTGGCCTGCGTCGCGCTCGTTCGGGAGGCCTACGACGACGTGCGGAACGTCCCGACACCCGACGATGCCGAGGCGGGAGACGGCGACGGCACGCCCGCACCGGCGGCGGACGCGACGGACGACGCCGACGAGCAGAACGTCGTCGTCGCGACCGGCGACGACGAGCCGCTCGAGGAACCCGAGCCGACACCCCACAATGTCGCGCTCGTCCCGGCGAGCCCCCACGACGTGGAGGACGCGCTGGCTCGCGTCGCCGAGTACGGCGACGAGGGGATCGACCTCTTCGTCTGCGACCTCGCGCCGGACAGGTACGAGTACGTCGAGACGGAACTGGCGGCAGCGCTCGAGACCGCCGACCGCGTCGCGTGGTACGATCACCACCAGTGGGGCGACGACGTCGCGCAGGCGGTCCGCGACGCCGGCGTCGACCTCGTCGTCGGCGACTCCGACGAGGAGTGCAGCGCCGACGTCGTCTACCGTTCGCTCGAGTACGAGTTCGGCCCGATGTACGAGGAGCTGGCGGCGGTCACCCGGGACCACGACCTCTGGCTGCGCGAGGACCCGCGAAGCGACGACCTCGCGGACTACGCCTACTGGACCGATCCCGCGGAGTACGTCGAGGTCGTCCGGGAGTACGGCGTCGACCTGCCCGAGTGGGTCACGGACTACATCGCGGAGCGTCGCGTCGAGAAGGAGGCGCTGATAGACCAGGCGGTCGGGCGGGCGGAGCTTCGAGAGATCGGCGGCTACACGGTCGGGATCACCTACGGCCGCTGTTCACAGAACGAAGTCGCGGAGGCGATGCGCGAACAGGGAGCCGACGCCTCGGTGATCGTCAAACCCGCCGGATCGGCCTCCATTCGCGGCACGGACGCGTTCGAACGGTGCCACGAGGTCGCGGGGAAGGTCAACGGCGGCGGCCACCCCAAGGCCGCGGGCTGTAAACCCGACATCTACGACGACATGCTCGACTACGCGAACCACTGGACGACTCGCGGTGCCGTGACGAAGCGGGTTATCCTCGACGCGTTCCGGGACGTCGTCGCGGAAGCGGACGAGGATGCCGACGGCGACGCGGACGCAAGCGACGACTGAGCGGCTCGAAAATCGATCGCGAACCGACTGCCGAACGAATCACTTCATCCTTCTCGTCGGCCCGGCACGGGGATGCTTCAGATCGTTTTTCCAGTGGAAACGGAACGCTCGCGTATGTCCCAACAGCGTTTCTTCACCGGAGCGGCCGCTTCGCTCGGCGTCCTCGCGCTCGTCCACGCCGCATTCACCTGGCCGAGATACGCAACGCGCGCGTTCTTCGGTGGCGGTGCACTCGTCGCGTTCGTCGGCGAAGCAGTCGTCAGCAATCTCGGCTGGCTGAAACACCACATCGGCCCCACGGTCGTCGGCGTCCCGGTCTACGTGCTGTTCGGGTGGGCGGGGACGATCTACGTCGCTCCGCGTCGCCCTCCTCGTAACCGACGGCTGGACGGCAGTCGTCGCCACCAGGGCACTCGCGACGACCGACGACGTACTCACTGACCATCGGGGCGTCGCAGACGCCAACTGGACGTACACGGACGACCTCCCCGGACCCCGGTATCGCGGTGTTCCCTGGTGGAACTTCGCCGGTTGGTTCGGTATCAGTTGCCTGACGGCAGCGCTCGCCGTCGCTGTCATCTGACTCGGCTGCTGCTTCAGCCTTCGATATCGTTCGCCGCGACCCGTCTGCCCGCTCTCGAGCCGATCGATCACTGCCGCGACGCGAAGTACCGCAACACCAGTTGGAGGACGTGGACGAAGACGCCGGCGACGGCGATGTAGACGCCGATCGTCTGGAGCGCGACCGACTCGCTGCGCTGGTCACGGACCTTCCAGATCTCCCAGCCCAACCGGAGCAGGAACCCCAGAAAGATGAGGACGAACCCGAGGAGCAACACCGGCGCGACGACGCTTCCGATCAAAATCGCGACGATGCCGCCGACGAACGCGTAGTTGGCGTACGACCCCCAGTGGTCGAACGTCTTCGATCGGGCGTAGACGTAGGCCGAAATGACGGCCGTCAGGACGGCGACGACGACCGCCGTCACCACGAGAATCGTCGACCGCGACTCCGGAGGCGCGAAGCGAAGGACGCCGGCCCCGAAGATTCCGAAGGCCAACTGCAGGATCACCATCCCGACGAACGCGACTCCCGCGTCACCGCCCTCGACGCCCCGCTCGGCGACGAGCTGTCCGCCCATGATCGCCGCGCCGTACGCGATCGCGCCGACGATCGGGACCGCGAACAGGTAGTCGTTGACGCTCGCGAGCGGCGTCCCCGCGAGGACGTACATCACCACCACGTTGATCGCCATCAGTACGCTCGCGCCGCCGACGACGCGCGCGTCGCGACTCGAGAGACCGAACCCGCGGCCGGTCTCGTACGGGGTTTCGGTCGAACGCATTGCGTTACGGTAGGTCGCTGAGCCGCAAAAGACTGCGGCTTACTCGGTCACGTTCCACCGATCCGAGAACGCCGTGCCGCACGTGCACTGAGCGTAGGCGTGGACGACGGCGCCCTCGGCGTAGATTCCCCCGACCTCCTCGTTTTGCCCCTCGGCGAACGCGAAGACGAACTGCACGTCGTGGGTCTCGGCGTCCGATTCGTCCGGACAGTGCCCGCCCGTGAGGTCGTCGTCGATCGACCCCTCGTTGCTCATCGCGGACTTGGCGAACTCCATCGCACCGGTCCCCGTCGCCGCCTGAAAGGCGCCCCGACCGCGCTCGCCGTCGACCACGATCAGGGTGCCGTCGTCGACGCGCTCGCCGAACTGCTCGAGCCGGTCGTCCGAGACGTACGAATCGGCCAGAAACAGCGCCACGTCCTCGAGGCGCTCGCCCGCCAAAAACTCCTCGCGCTGGTCACTCATAGCGTCGGATTCGTCCTCGAGGTGGAAAAAGAACGTTATTCGCGACCCCGCTCGAGGAGCGAACCGGACGAACGGAACCGAACCGAGTACACGCCGTGGGTTCCCGTGGATCCGCGCGCCCTGTATTCGCGCGGATCGCGACGAACTAGACGTCGAGATCGGACGCAGCCAGCATGACCCGGAGCGCCTCGCTCGGCGACAGATCGTCGTCGAGTTGGCCGGCGTACCAGGTCAGGAGATCGACGAACACCTCGCGGACGTCGTGCGACGTGGCGCGGTGGCGTGCGATCTCGCCGTCGGTCTTCAGCGCGATGTCGACCCCGTGTGGTTCGGGGGCGTCGGCGAGTGCGCCGGCCGCCTCGGGGGTATCGACTGCCGACGGCGACGGGCCGTCGATCCCGTCCCCGGCGGGAAACTGACGCGTATTCAATTCGTCAGCGTCCGCCCTGATGACGTACTGATTCTCGTCGAGTCGCCGTACGTGGTCGCCCTCGAGCGCGAGGTCGTCCGGCTCGAGGACTGAATCGGTGTCACTGGTATCTGTCATGGATTTCTGATCGAAACGTATCGCTCGAGGAGATCCGTGATCGGCAGGGCGAACTGTCGGCCGCTCCCGAAGTACTCCACCCCGGAGAGCAGCAGGAACACCGCCATCGCGGCGACGGCCAACGCGAGCGCGAGCGCGCCGACGCGATCCCACCGCTCGGTCCGAGCGGCGACGGCGATCGACGAGGCGAGGACACCGGCGACACAGAGGTTGACGATCGCGTGCGTCTGGACGACGGTTCCGACGCTGACGTCGACGGCGCTGAACGCGGCGATTGCAGCGACGATCCCGACAGCCGTGAATCCACACGTCGCCGCCACGAACGGTCGCCACTCCCGGTCGACGATCCGCTGGATTGGCTCGAGGCGGAACACGCCGTACACCAGGACGGGAACGATCGGGGCGAGATAGCGGACCGTGATCGTCGAGTGGAGCGGGAGTCGCGAGAGGTACATGAGACTGAAGAGGCAGACGTAACAGCCGGCGAAGACGTCCGTCTGCGTGAGCGGGTCGCGCAGCCGCTGCCGAACGGAACGGGAGCGGGCGATCCGTCCGACGACGACGAACGGCGCCGCGACGAGCGCGCCGAGGACGGGTGCGGACTCGGCAATCGTCAGCTCGACGGTCTGACCGCCGGTCTGCCCGTAGTCGACCCCCGGGATTCGCCCGCTTCGGAGGAAGACGTGGGTGAGGCGGTCCGAATCCAGCGCGTCGAGGCCGGTATCGAGCAGGCCGCCGAATACGTCAACCGCGTGCAGCGCACCGTCGATTCCCGTCGACGCCAGCGCGATCGCCCCACCGACGAGCCGGGTGATCGGACCCCTCGGTTCCGTCATCGAGTCGCCACTCTCGCCCGCTGGGGTCCCACCGGCGGACGCTCCGCCGGCCGATTCGGCACCGCTCGCACCCGCGCCGGTGCCGACATCCTCGATCAGAACGTCGCCGCCGGTGTACGCCGACAGTAACCGCGGCGGTTTGACCGGATTGCCCGAAATGAGCGTGTTCGTCACGAAAAACGGCACCAGCGAGAGGAGGAAGACGCCGCCGACGATCCCGAGCGTCCGCGGGTCCCTCGAGCGGGCCGTCAGCAGATCCGCCGGGAGAAGCACGGCCAACAGCGCGAGCGCTTCCGGGGCGTGGATCCAGGCCGTCGCGCCGACCGCCGCGTAGGCGAGCGACCGGAACGCCAGCCCCTCGTCGCCGTCGGCGATGGCGACGCGGCTCCGGTAGAAGCCGTACAGCGCGACCAGGGCGAACAGCGCGGTTATTGCGTGGCGCTTCGGGATCGACGCCCAGAACCCGATCGGAACGAGCACGACGCCGGTGATCCCGGCCGCGATCGCGACCCGTCGTCCGTGTGCGTGGACGAACAACCGGTAGAGCACGACCGGAACGAACCCGGCCGCGACCATCGTACTCGCCTGGAGCGCCAGTAGCGGAAACAGTCGCGGTGGAATCGCGGTCGCGGTCGCGAGATTTACCTGAAAGAGGCCGAACGCGAGCGCGCAGCCGGCCGCCGTCGCGAGACGGCGGCGGCCGACCAGCCGACCGAACTGGACCCAGACGGCGAGCACCAGGAGACTCCACAGTGCTGCGATCGCGATCCGCGGATCGGCGACCAGCGCGAGCGCCTCGAGTCCCCAGAGGAACGGCAGCGCGAAGACCACGTGGCCGTAGTTCCGGGCGTAGAGTCGGCCGTCGACGATATTCATACCCGGCGTCGACGGGTCCGTCGGCCCGTAGACCGCCTGGCTGATGTGTAGCTGCCCCTCCGAGAGGGCGACGAGCGCGTTCCCGATCGCGAACGTGTCGACGATGAAGATGTCGACGCGCCAGTAGAGGGCGAACAGCGCGAGCGCGCCGAGGTAGATCGTGAGTCCGGTTCGGTCGCCAAACAGCAGCCGAACCAGCGCGGCCCGGTCGACCGCGAGCCCCGTCAGCTCCTCGCGGACGCGGTGGGCAGTGCTCATCGCTCCACCTCGAGCGCGACGGTCTCCTCGGTCACGGTGAACGCCGCGCCGTCGGACTCGGCGGCGACGGCGACCGTCGCCTCGACGCTCGAGTTGTCCGGCCCGGCGACCGTCTCGCCGGGGATCGAGAGCGGAACCGTCCGCTCCGTTCCCGCGGCGACGCTCTCGGTCGACGTCCCGGTGTAGTTCAGTTCGGGGACCGACACGCGATAGGTGATCGCAACCGGCTCCGCCCCGGTTTCGACGTAGACCAGCGCGTCGGGAACCTCGAGCCGGTGTGCGTCGGTGGTCGGTTGCTCGAGGGTGAGGTTCTCAGCGGGGACCCGCGTCGGGGAGACGAACAGCTGTCTCTCGACGGAGACGCCCTCCTCGTTCCCGGCGAACGAGGTGTAGAGCTCCACCGATTCGTCTGCGGGCTCGGTCCCGCCGATTCCCGGCACCAGCGGTCCGGCCGCGAACGTAACGAGCAGTATGCAAAGCGCGGTGACGACGACCCACTGGCGTTCTAGTTCCATAAAAATCGGAAAGGGAGAGTCCCTAGTTAGACGAGGACGTAGCTCTTGTCACCGAAGGTGTTCGGGACATTGACACCGTAGACGGACGTCGCACCGGACTGATCGACGATCTGAATCGTCGCGTCGGCTCCGGTTTCGAGGCCATTACCGTTCGACTCGATCGCAGAGAGGTCGAGCCAAATGGAGACGCGCTCATCGCTGTTGATGAGTGCGTCTTTCTGTCCGGTCGAACTCTCCAACGCCGTCGAAAATTCGGAAGCGGTGGGTCCTGTAGCATCCGCGTAGGTCAGCGTTGTCGCGGTCGTATCACTCGTGTACTGGATCGTTGCCGAGCTGAGGTCGATCTCTTCCGAACCGGCCGACTTCTTGACCGTCAGGCTGAGATTACCGATGTAGTCGTTCCCGGAACCGTCCGACGTCGTAACCCCAACTGCGTCGATGACCGAAATCTGATTCGCGACTTCCTGCTGCGTGTCGGAGCCGGTATTCGAGGCCTGACTCTGGAGGAGTCCGGCCGTGTTGATCAGTACGCCTGCCGCGATCGCCGCGACGAGCACCATTGCGATGAACACGATCAGCGTACCGATACCGACCTGACCGCGCTCGTCTCTGTCTGTAATTATTTCGAACATTATGTGTACACCCTGAGTGCCATCCCCGCCCGGTCGGACTCGCCGTGGCGTTCGACGCCACCGCGAGTCCTCGCGACGCCAGCACGGGCGTCGGTCCTCGGCTCGACGGGCTGGGCCCGTCGCTCCCGCGGTGGGCGTGGCGACGGGTCAACAGTCGTGTCCCGTCGAACTCCGAGGTGAGGCGAGTGGTTTGGCATCACAGTATCTGGGGATGCACCCCAGCGAACACATCGCCTATTCGGATTATCAAGCTCCGTTTCACCTCACAGGGCGTATCGAGACTCGACTCACGACTCGAAACGCGGACCGATTCGGCGGACGAACTCGAGCGGACATCTATACGAACACCGCGACTACAGGGGAGTAGTATGACCGTACCGTCCGACGATGATCGTCGCCGACAGCGACCGAGCGCGGCGAGATGTCGAACTACGCACGCGCAGAGGTAGCATGGATTTCGGACTCGACTCCCTGCGGACCGTTATCGAAGACTTCCTCAGCAACAGCGGTGGCCGACGGGGTCGCCAGCGCGAGGAACAGCGTCAGGAGGGGGCGGACCCGTTCGAGGACGACGCGAGCGCAGCCGACGCGCAGGCGGAGGACGACGAGACGACTGAGACGGACGAGAGCGGACCAGACGAGGGAGAGAGCGCCGCGTCAGACGCCGGTTCGGAGAGCAGCGGCGGACTGTTCAGCCGCGGCTCGTCGTCGACCGACGAGGACGACCTCGACGACCTCTTCTACCGGATCGAGGAACTCGAGGAGGAGCTCGACGACAAGGAGTCGACGCTGGGCACGGTCCAGGACTCCCAGCAGCAGGTGGCGGATCAGGTCGAGGAGATGAACGACACGGTTCGCCAGCTGCTCGGCGTCTACGATATGTTGACCGACGACGTGAACCCGTTCACGGGTGCCGGCGAGGAGCGAAACGGGTTCGGCGTCTTCGGCGAAGACGACGCGACGAGGGAGGAATCGACCGAGGGCGGGATGGGCGTCGCGGACGGCGGCTCGACGGTCGACGCCGGCACGGAGACGGTTTCGTTCGACGACCTGAAGGGCGTCATCGAGGACGCGGCGGCCCAGTCCGAACGGGCCGGCCGTGACGGCGGCGAGACGATCACGTTCGACGAAGACGGGGGCGACGGCGACGCAAGCGCCGCCGCCGACGCCGACGACACCAGCGTCGAAGTGCAGGCCACCGAGAGCGTCGACGGCCCCGAAGACGACGAGTCGGACGAGACGGCCGACGCTGCCGACGGGGACGGGGGCGGCTCCGACGTCACCCTCGAGACGCTCGCGGACACGTACGCGACGGACATCATCGTCCTCGAGTGGCTGACCGACCTGGTCCGGACGGCGGGACCGGCCGCGACGCTGCGGGCGATCTCGTACTACGCCGAGATCGGCTGGATCGACAAGGAGGTCAGAGACCACCTCGAGGCGACCCTCAGCGGCCCGGATCTGGACATTCACGTCGATCCGGGGGCGACGCCGGAGGAGCTGACCGCCGAGGATCACGCCGATAGCTACACGTACATCATGAAGCTCCAGGAGATCCACGAGACGAAGCGGGACGTCGAACCGAACGCGGAGTCGGGGCCGTAGCCGTGTTCCGGGCCACCGGCGAGAGACGGTGATCGAACGTGGGATTCAGTACCAGTGGCGCGACGGTGATCATCTTCGTGGGCGTCCTGATCGCTGCGGGGATCGCCTACCCGGTGTTCCAGACGGCCTCCGAGAATCGGTCGGCGGCGATCGACGACCGCGACGATCGAGCGCTCGCGATGCGCAACACCGCGATCGACGTCGCAGCGTGGCGCTACAACGAGAGCGGAAACGAGAATTTCACCATGGACGTGACCAATACCGGCTCGACGGTGCTCTCGATCCCCGAAACTGATCTTCTGATCGACGGGGTCTACCGACAATCGTACGAAACGAGCGTCGGCGGGAGTCCCGTCAGAGAGCTGTGGCAGCCCGGTGAGACGCTCACAGTGACGATCTCGACGGATCGACCGAACAGGGTGAAGATCGTGACCGAACACGGGATCGCCGAAACCATCACGGGGGTGTGATCGATGGCAGGAGACTCCGTGTCGACGCTGATCCTGTTCATCGCCGCGATGCTGGTCGCCGCCGGCGTCGCCGGCACGCTGGTGACGAACGTCAACGAACTCAGTAACTCGGTCGACACCTACAGCGGCGACGTGACGGACAAGATCGACACCGACATCGAGATCATCAGCGATCCGGGGAGCGAGGCGGTGTACAACGCGAGCGGTGCGGAGACCATCACGTTACTCGTCAAAAACACCGGCCGGAAGACCCTCGCGACCGACGGTACCGGACTGGACGTGCTGGTCGACGGCACGTACGTCTCGAGCAGCGACATGTCGATCACGGTCCGGGACGGCGGCGGTCCCTGGCGAGGCGGGGCGGTCGCCGAGCTCGAGATCGACCGGTCGCTCACGACGGGCGACGAACACCGGATTCAAGTGACGGTCAACGGTGCGAAAGAGACGTTCGAATTCTACGTTCCATGACTGAGTACCACTCCATCGGACTGACGGGGCGGGATCGCGTGAACAACGCCATCGGTGGCGGCATTCCGGCGGGGAGCATCGTTCTCGTCGAGGGGCAAGACGGGGCGGGCAAGAGCGCCATCTCACAGCGATTCTCGTACGGGTTAGCGACCGAGGGCGCCTTCGTGACGTACATCTCGACGGAGCTGAAGTCCTGGGAGTTCGTCGAGCAGATGAACTCGCTGTCCTACGACGTGGTCGACCTCCTGTTGGACGAGCAGTTGCTGTTCCTGCACGCGAACGTCGACACGCACGACGAGGGACGGGAGCGCCAGTTGTTGGCGCGACTCGCGAGTGCGGAAACGCTCTGGAAGGCCGACGTCGTCTTCGTCGACACGCTCTCGGCGCTCCTGCGGAACGACCCGAACTACGAGGCGGTCATCACGGAGGGCGACGAGGACCACGTCATCCAGCGGCTCGTCACGTTCCTGCGACAGGTGACCATGCAGGACAAGTCGGTCGTCCTGACGGTCGATCCCACGAGCGTCCGCGACGACGCGTTGCGGCCGCTGCGGAACGTGGCCGACATCTACTTCCAGATCGAGACGAACACGGTCGGCCAGGAGATCAGGCGGAAGATCCTGGTCCGACGATTCCAGAACATGAAAAGTCCGGTCGACGACTCCATCGGCTTCAGCGTCCAGCAGGGGCGCGGGGTCTCGATCGTCAGCAGGACGGTGGCATAGATAGATGTCCGATTTCGGAACCGCACGACTCGAGAACGAACTGGACGCGCTGGCCGACGAGCATCCGCACCTGCGGGAACACCTCGAGTGGTTCTTCGAGGAGTACGGCGAGTATCCGAAGCTCATCGACGAGCCGTCCGGCGAGTGGGAGTCCGATCGGCCGAACGTCATCTACGAGGCGGAGGCACCGATCTTCTGTCACGTCCACGGCGATCTGGGGATCGACACGACGTACTACTGCGTCGAGCCCACGCTCGAGGACGAGGACAAGGCGCTCTACAATCGGATCCGACAGCGAATCCTCGACAAGAGCGTCACCCGGCCGGCACCGGCCGACGACGAGGAGTTCGAGGATCACCTGGACGACCTCTTGGACGAGGTCGTCGAGATCACGTCGGGGATCACGGGGCAGTCGATCGGGCGGCTCAAATCGCTCGGGACCAGCAAGATCGCGCTGTCGCGTGATCAGTTCACCCGATTGCGGTACCAGCTCCAGCGCGACATCGTCGGACTCGGGCCGCTGGAACCGGTGATGGTCGACACGGCCAACGAGGACATCCACGTGATCGGACCCACGCAGTGCTACCTGGATCACGGCACGTACGGGATGATCTCGGCGACCGTCGACTTCGGCACGCCCGAGGAGTTCGAGCAGTGGCTGCGGAACATGGGCGAGCGGATGAACCACCCGATCAGCGACTCCGACCCGGTCATCGACGCGACCCTGCCCGACGGCTCCCGTATCAACATCATCTACTCCGACGACGTCTCCGTCCAGGGGCCGTCGCTGACCATCCGGCAGGGCGAGGAGATCCCGCTCTCGGTCTTCCAGATCACGAAATGGGGGACTCTGAGCCCGGAGCTGGCCGCCTACCTCTGGCTCTGCCTCGAGAACGAACAGACCGTCTTCGTCGTCGGCGAGACGGCGTCGGGCAAAACGACGACGCTGAACGCGGCGCTGTCGTTCATCCCGCGGGACGCGAAGATATACACGGCGGAGGACACTTCGGAGGTTATCCCACCGCACAACACGTGGCAGCAACTACTCACCCGCGAGGGCTCGGGCGACGAGTCGGCCGACGTGGACATGTTCGACCTCGTCGCGGCCGCGCTCCGATCGCGCCCGGACTACATCGTCGTCGGTGAGGTCCGCGGGGCGGAGGGGCAGATGGCGTTCCAGGCGGCCCAGACCGGTCACCCGGTTATGCTGACCTTCCACGCCAGCGACATCGTCTCGATGATCCAGCGCTTCACCGGGGCCCCGATCAACGTCCCCGAGACGTTCATGGACAACTGCGACGTCGCCCTCTTCCAGAACCGCGTCAAACAGGGCGACGACGTCCTCCGACGCGTCACCTCCGTCCAGGAGATCGAGGGCTACTCCGACTACGAGGGCGGCGTCGTCACCCGGCAGGCGTTCAAGTGGGACCCCCGCGACGACGAGGTCACCTTCACCGGCCGCAACAACTCCTACGTCCTCGAGGAACAGATCGCGACGCTGCTCGGCTACCAGGACACGCGAGAGATCTACGACGAGCTCGATCGTCGGTCGGAGATCATCCGTCAGCTCATCGACGCCGACGTGCTGGGCTACCACGAGGTCAACAAGGCGATCGCCGACTTCCAGCGCGACGGGCTCGAGGGGCTTCCCATCCGGATCAGCGGTATCGATCAGTTCGCCTGAGAGTACTATGTCGACCGACACCCAGTCCGCGCCGGATATGAACGCTCGGTCGCTGCTCGAGTCGCTCAACGTGGCGTACGCGAACATGGAGATGTCCGCGTCGCGGTATCTCCTGCTCGTCATCGCGCCTGCGTTCGTGTTCTTCGTCGGATCGGGGGTCGCGGTCGTCGTCCTCGGGCTCTCCCTGGTGATCGGACTCCCAGTCGTACTCCTGGGGCTGTTGGCGATGGTCGTCGCGGTCATCTACCCCAAGCTGGCACAGGACCGGAAGCGAAAGCAGGTCCGCCAGCGCTTTCACCTCTTTCTGACCCACATCACCGTCCTCTCGATGACGAACATCAACCGCGTGGAGATCTTTCGAACCCTCGCGGAGGAAGACGAGTACGACGCCTTGGCCGAAGAGATGGGGCATCTCGTCGCGATGGTCGACACGTGGAACCAGAGCCTCGACGACGCCTGCCGACTGCGCGCCAAACAGACGACCAGTCCGCTCCTGACGGACTTTCTGGAGCGACTGGCGTACACGGTCGGCGGCGGGCAGCAGATCAGCGAGTTCCTGATGGACGAACAGGACACGATCATCCAGCAGTTCGTCACCCGGTACGAGGCGGATCTGGCGAAACTCGACGTGATGAAGGAGCTGTACATGTCGATGATGCTGTCCGTGGCGTTCATTCTCGTGTTCGCGATCGTCCTCCCGATCCTGATCGGAACGAGTCCGACGCTGCTCATCGGCGGGACCATCGTCATGTTCTCGATCGTGCAGGTGGCGTTCGTCTACGCGATCCACGTCATCTCGCCGTACGACCCCATCTGGTACATCGAGGAGACCGAAGGGACCGGCCCGCTGACCCGGATTCCGCGGGCGCTCGCGATCGGCATCGGCTGCAGCGTCGTCCTCACGATCGTCATGGTACTGGCCGCCCTCGGGTTCGTTCCGCCGGTCGCCGATCGGGTCCCGCTCCCGATCATGGCCGCGATCCCCGTGACACCGCTGCTCCTCCCGGGCTGGCGGATGCGGCAGGAAGAACAGAAAGTGAAGGTCCGCGACGGGGAGTTCCCCAGCTTCATTCGCGCGCTCGGTGCCGTCGAGAGCGTCAAACAGACGTCCACGGGGAGCGTCCTCGAGAGCCTGCGCCGCAAGGACTTCGGGGCGCTGACGGCGAACGTCGACGCGCTCTACAAGCGGCTCAATATGCGGATCGACGATATTCGATCCTGGCGACTGTTCGCCGCCGAAACCGGGTCCTATCTCATCCAGAAGTTCGGCGATATGTACGTCATCGGTCGCCAGATGGGCGGCGATCCACAGGTGCTCGGGCAGGTCATCAGCGAGAACCAGAACGAGGTGCTCAAGGTTCGAGAGAAGCGCCAACAGGCGACGATGACGCTGATCGGCGTCCTCTACGGGATCACCGCCGCCGCCGTCTTCTCGTTTTTCGTCGGCCTCGAGGTCGTCGAGATCATGATGAACATCACGAGCGAGATGAACCTCGAAGAGCAAAGCGAGGTGGCCGGCAGCCTGCTCAGCACCGAGCAGTACGACATCCGGACGATCGAGTTACTGTTGATCCTGACGATCATCATCAACGCCGCGCTCTCCGCGGTCATGATCCGGATCACCGACCGCGGACACATGCTCAGTGCGCTGGTACATTTCGTCTTCATGACCTGGCTCGGCGCGGTGATCGCCGTCGTCACGCAGTACGTGGTCAACGTGGTCATTAGCGTGTGACTGCGGTCGGTTACAGCATCGACGTCGCTCACGGTCCGGGGGCGAACTCGA
This window harbors:
- a CDS encoding FlaD/FlaE family flagellar protein — encoded protein: MDFGLDSLRTVIEDFLSNSGGRRGRQREEQRQEGADPFEDDASAADAQAEDDETTETDESGPDEGESAASDAGSESSGGLFSRGSSSTDEDDLDDLFYRIEELEEELDDKESTLGTVQDSQQQVADQVEEMNDTVRQLLGVYDMLTDDVNPFTGAGEERNGFGVFGEDDATREESTEGGMGVADGGSTVDAGTETVSFDDLKGVIEDAAAQSERAGRDGGETITFDEDGGDGDASAAADADDTSVEVQATESVDGPEDDESDETADAADGDGGGSDVTLETLADTYATDIIVLEWLTDLVRTAGPAATLRAISYYAEIGWIDKEVRDHLEATLSGPDLDIHVDPGATPEELTAEDHADSYTYIMKLQEIHETKRDVEPNAESGP
- a CDS encoding flagellar protein G, which gives rise to MAGDSVSTLILFIAAMLVAAGVAGTLVTNVNELSNSVDTYSGDVTDKIDTDIEIISDPGSEAVYNASGAETITLLVKNTGRKTLATDGTGLDVLVDGTYVSSSDMSITVRDGGGPWRGGAVAELEIDRSLTTGDEHRIQVTVNGAKETFEFYVP
- a CDS encoding flagellin — its product is MGFSTSGATVIIFVGVLIAAGIAYPVFQTASENRSAAIDDRDDRALAMRNTAIDVAAWRYNESGNENFTMDVTNTGSTVLSIPETDLLIDGVYRQSYETSVGGSPVRELWQPGETLTVTISTDRPNRVKIVTEHGIAETITGV
- a CDS encoding DHH family phosphoesterase yields the protein MYDELIESGDLPLSRKSVLPGTGFFLPDALEEDLEDQQTEAALEGADVAVIADPDADGLACVALVREAYDDVRNVPTPDDAEAGDGDGTPAPAADATDDADEQNVVVATGDDEPLEEPEPTPHNVALVPASPHDVEDALARVAEYGDEGIDLFVCDLAPDRYEYVETELAAALETADRVAWYDHHQWGDDVAQAVRDAGVDLVVGDSDEECSADVVYRSLEYEFGPMYEELAAVTRDHDLWLREDPRSDDLADYAYWTDPAEYVEVVREYGVDLPEWVTDYIAERRVEKEALIDQAVGRAELREIGGYTVGITYGRCSQNEVAEAMREQGADASVIVKPAGSASIRGTDAFERCHEVAGKVNGGGHPKAAGCKPDIYDDMLDYANHWTTRGAVTKRVILDAFRDVVAEADEDADGDADASDD
- a CDS encoding DUF5807 family protein, with product MSDQREEFLAGERLEDVALFLADSYVSDDRLEQFGERVDDGTLIVVDGERGRGAFQAATGTGAMEFAKSAMSNEGSIDDDLTGGHCPDESDAETHDVQFVFAFAEGQNEEVGGIYAEGAVVHAYAQCTCGTAFSDRWNVTE
- a CDS encoding archaellin/type IV pilin N-terminal domain-containing protein, with the protein product MFEIITDRDERGQVGIGTLIVFIAMVLVAAIAAGVLINTAGLLQSQASNTGSDTQQEVANQISVIDAVGVTTSDGSGNDYIGNLSLTVKKSAGSEEIDLSSATIQYTSDTTATTLTYADATGPTASEFSTALESSTGQKDALINSDERVSIWLDLSAIESNGNGLETGADATIQIVDQSGATSVYGVNVPNTFGDKSYVLV
- a CDS encoding DUF7500 family protein, whose product is MTDTSDTDSVLEPDDLALEGDHVRRLDENQYVIRADADELNTRQFPAGDGIDGPSPSAVDTPEAAGALADAPEPHGVDIALKTDGEIARHRATSHDVREVFVDLLTWYAGQLDDDLSPSEALRVMLAASDLDV
- a CDS encoding ATPase domain-containing protein gives rise to the protein MTEYHSIGLTGRDRVNNAIGGGIPAGSIVLVEGQDGAGKSAISQRFSYGLATEGAFVTYISTELKSWEFVEQMNSLSYDVVDLLLDEQLLFLHANVDTHDEGRERQLLARLASAETLWKADVVFVDTLSALLRNDPNYEAVITEGDEDHVIQRLVTFLRQVTMQDKSVVLTVDPTSVRDDALRPLRNVADIYFQIETNTVGQEIRRKILVRRFQNMKSPVDDSIGFSVQQGRGVSIVSRTVA